The following coding sequences are from one Catenulispora sp. GP43 window:
- a CDS encoding VOC family protein, with protein sequence MSDPATYGIKTVLHPVADLAKAKAVYAALFGMNPQTDAPYYVGFDVAGLHVGLVPDGGPQGMASPVAYWDVPDIAAALAAVTAAGARVAEPVRDVGRGRLVATFTDVDGNVLGLIQDQ encoded by the coding sequence ATGTCCGACCCCGCGACGTACGGCATCAAGACCGTCCTGCACCCCGTCGCCGACCTGGCGAAGGCGAAAGCCGTCTACGCGGCGCTGTTCGGCATGAACCCGCAGACCGACGCGCCGTACTACGTCGGCTTCGACGTCGCCGGCCTCCACGTCGGCCTGGTGCCCGACGGCGGCCCGCAAGGCATGGCCTCGCCGGTCGCCTACTGGGACGTGCCGGACATCGCGGCGGCCCTGGCCGCGGTGACGGCCGCCGGCGCCCGCGTCGCCGAGCCGGTGCGCGACGTGGGCCGCGGCCGGCTGGTGGCCACCTTCACCGATGTCGACGGCAACGTCCTGGGGCTGATCCAGGACCAGTGA